In Thunnus thynnus chromosome 17, fThuThy2.1, whole genome shotgun sequence, the genomic window CCCTATGACTACCCAATGATCAGTCAGGGTGAAATCACTGTCAAAAGCATCAATGATGTGGAGGAGTTCATTGCAACagatgtaaaaaacaaaaaaagaaaaaaatattttagttaaATAGATATTGCATGCTTAAGATAACTGGGGAAATGTTTCAAATACCAATAACATTACCTCATGTACAATGTAGACTGCTATTGACATCTTGGGTTTCACTGCTGAGGAGAAGATGGGCATCTACAAGCTGACTGGTGCTGTGATGCATCATGGCAACATGCATTTCAAACAGAAGCAGCGTGAGGAGCAGGCTGAACCTGATGGCACTGAGGGTAATTCTGATAGATATCTTTTAGGAAATCTACCAAGGGTTAGTATGTAACATATTTCTAAACATGTTTCAGTTCACAGATAACTaaaggtttgtttttccatcagtgGCTGATAAAATCGCCTACCTTCTGGGCCTGAACTCAGCTGATATGTTGAAAGCTCTGTGCTACCCCAGGGTCAAGGTCGGAAATGAGATGGTGACCAAAGGTCAGACTGTGCCACAGGTAAGATAAAGAAAAtttaatgtttgaaaaaaaagaaataaaagggcaatatttgcattttgacaTGAAATATGATTCTGAAAAATCCTcattctaaaatgtttttttctaggTCAACAATGCTGTCAGTGCTCTGTGCAAGTCTAtctatgagaaaatgttctTGTGGATGGTCATCCGTATCAATGAAATGCTGGACACAAAGCAGCCAAGACAATACTTCATTGGAGTGTTGGATATCGCTGGATTTGAGATCTTTGATGTGAGTAGCTGAAAAGAAGAGCAATTCAAAGATCAACAATATTTTGACATGCAATTGAATACATTCATGTAATTGCAGTTCAACAGCTTGGAGCAACTCTGCATCAACTTCACCAATGAGAAACTGCAACAGTTCTTCAACCACCACATGTTTGTCCTGGAGCAAGAGGAGTACAAGAAAGAAGGAATTCAATGGGAATTCATTGACTTTGGTATGGACTTGGCTGCCTGCATTGAGCTTATTGAGAAGGTAAGTAGTCAATCAGGTCAAAGTGATTTCTTGATTCATGTGCAAATGTTTGCTTCCACGGTTTAAATTTTTACCATGAAATCTATTTTCTTCCTCAGCCAATGGGCATCTTCTCCATCCTTGAAGAGGAGTGCATGTTCCCCAAGGCCTCTGACACAACTTTCAAGAACAAGCTGCATGATCAGCATCTTGGAAAGACCAAGGCCTTTGAGAAGCCAAAACCTGCAAAGGGCAAGCCTGAGGCTCACTTCTCTCTGGTTCACTACGCTGGTACAGTGGACTACAATATCAGTGGCTGGTTGGACAAGAACAAGGACCCCCTGAATGACTCAGTTGTCCAGCTCTACCAGAAGGCCTCAAACAAACTTCTGGCCTTCCTGTATGCAACCCACGGTGCAGCTGATGGTGAGAAATTAGATTGATCAGAGTGATCAGAAACTGAGTATCAGTACaaacaatatgttttttctgtggTGTCAGAAACAACTTACATTTCTTGAACACAATTTTCAGAACTATTTTCTACTACTAATTGCACAAGAAAGTGAAATACGTCGTTGAGGTTGCGCATTTGATATTGGCTATTAGCAGATAATCAGTAGCAATTTATGATGTAAGTTTGCTGTAAGTTTGTAGAAGAAACTGTGTCTGTTACATTTGGTTCAGGCCTAGTATAACGCTGATGACTATTCTGTCGTAGTATATTCATGCATGGTACTTAATCAAAAAATACCCTTCCATACAGAAGAAAAGAGATTCCACAAAGTGATCAATTTAGTACcattgattaaattaaatttttgtgAAAACAGAGGCTGCTGGTGGCGGCAAAAAGGGTGGAAAGAAGAAGGGTGGTTCCTTCCAGACTGTGTCTGCTCTTTTCAGGGTATgtattgtttcatatttttggatACCAATTAAAAGCCACATCTTGAAATACTTTTGACCATTTATCTTGTGTTGTTGACCCACAGGAGAACTTGGGCAAGCTGATGACCAACTTGAGGAGCACTCACCCTCATTTTGTCCGTTGCCTGATTCCTAATGAATCAAAGACCCCAGGTTAGAAGCACATAGCCCAGCTTTGCACACTAAATGTGACATAGtgattaaaagaaatatttgaaacagtATGAGTTTGCAACTTTCAGGTCTTATGGAGAACTTCTTGGTCATCCATCAGCTGAGGTGTAATGGTGTGCTGGAAGGCATCAGAATCTGCAGAAAGGGCTTCCCCAGCAGAATCCTCTACGGTGACTTCAAGCAGAGGTGATGCAATTTTTAATATAAGCAAGTCAAGTTAAATTTCAGCTGAGTTTAAACAGCCGGCCAAGATGTGTTGTTATTGTAAGTAACAACATAATTTTCTCTTGTAGATACAAAGTATTGAATGCCAGCGTCATCCCTGAGGGACAGTTCATTGACAACAAGAAAGCTTCAGAGAAGCTGCTAGGCTCCATTGATGTGGATCACACTCAGTACAAATTTGGGCACACTAAGGTTAATTTCTATCAACAATATCAATAGATATGCCATGTACATATGTCTTTTTGTACCAATTTGTGCCGATGACTGAGTTCCTTCAAACAACCACACAGGTGTTCTTTAAAGCTGGTCTGCTGGGTCTgctggaggagatgagagatgagAAACTGGCTGCTCTGGTGACCATGACTCAGGCTCTCTGCAGAGGATATGTCATGAGGAGGGAGTTTGTTAAGATGATGGAGAGGAGGTAGGATTATCATATAGTACACTGAAATGTCCTGACCAATAAAATAgattacagctgtttttattaaatcacattacagtaaaaatgacaCTTTATATTAATTTTCCAGAGAATCCATCTATTCTATCCAGTATAATATCCGTTCATTCATGAATGTGAAAAATTGGCCATGGCTGAAACTGTACTTCAAGATCAAGCCTCTTCTGAAGAGTGCTGAGACTGAGAAGGAGCTGATGAACATGAAGGAGAACTATGAGAAGATGAAAACAGATCTGGCTGCTGCCCTGGCCAAGaagaaggagctggaggagaagatGGTTTCCCTGCTGCAGGAAAAGAATGACCTGCAACTGCAAGTGGCTTCTGTAAGTAGGATACATCCACACTACACTAATTGAATACTGTTGCTAACATTTTCATCTATTTGAAATTTAAAGAGGCCAGATACTCTTCTGGTCACCTTCGATGTGCCTGACCAAAACATGTAGATTGACaaatattaatgaatatattaaaaatatataattattttttagtaTCCTGAAAATATTCAGGTACATTCAGAGAATACCTAACTTATTAACTTACTGCATGTTCAAAATAAATTGTAGGAAGTTGAGAACCTCTCAGATGCTGAGGAAAGGTGTGAAGGTCTGATTAAGAGCAAGATCCAACTCGAGGCCAAACTCAAAGAGACAGCTGAGAGActggaagatgaagaggaaatcaATGCTGAGCTGACTGGCAAGAAGAGGAAGCTGGAGGATGAATGCTCTGAGCTGAAGAAAGATATTGATGACTTGGAGCTCACCTTGGCTAAAGTGGAGAAGGAGAAACATGCAACTGAAAACAAGGTTGGAATCATTTTAAACctatatttataaaaaataaataaataaataaataaataaagagaaagtaTATGAAATTACCTTTCAAACATATAAAGTGATGGAAATAACGCACCTTGCCTGACACTTTCAGGTGAAAAACCTGACAGAGGAGATGGCATCTCAAGATGAGTCTGTTGCCAAGTTAACCAAGGAGAAGAAAGCCCTCCAAGAGGCTCACCAGCAAACACTGGACGATCTCCAGGCAGAGGAGGACAAAGTCAACACTCTGACCAAGGCCAAGACAAAGCTGGAACAGCAAGTGGACGATGTGAGAAAACCTTGCTTTTAATAACATGTTTGTATTGTTAGCTTGTGTGTTAGAATTGACATTCCATGATAAAAAATCAAAGCATTATTTCATGTCAACATCATAATATTATCTCAAAAGCTGGAGGGATCACTGGAGCAAGAGAAGAAGCTCCGTATGGATCTTGAGAGAGCCAAGAGGAAGCTTGAGGGAGATCTGAAACTGGCCCAGGAATCCATAATGGATCTGGAGAATGACAAGCAGCAATCTGAGGAGAAAATCAAGAAgtaagttttctttttcatctttaaccCTTACATTGAACTATTgccataatgcaacacaatgACCCTGAGTCAAAACTAAAACTTTAACAGCAATaactgttttttcctcttctagGAAGGAGTTTGAGACCAGCCAGCTGCTCAGCAAGATTGAGGATGAACAGTCTCTTGGTGCTCAACTTCAGAAGAAGATCAAGGAACTGCAGGTTCGTACTGGACATGAATACTCAGagtgaaaaaaaactgttttacagTATGTTCCAGTCAACAAGCCTTCTTGATATTACTATCATCAAACTTAGGCACGTATTGAGGAGCTGGAAGAAGAAATTGAGGCTGAGCGGGCTGCTCGGGCTAAGGTGGAGAAGCAGAGGGCTGACCTCTCCAGGGAACTTGAGGAGATCAGTGAGAGGCTTGAGGAAGCTGGTGGAGCAACAGCCGCTCAGATTGAGATGAACAAGAAGCGTGAGGCTGAGTTCCAGAAGCTGCGCCGTGACCTTGAAGAGTCAACCCTGCAGCATGAAGCTACCGCATCAGCTCTCCGCAAGAAGCAAGCCGACAGTGTTGCAGAGCTGGGAGAGCAGATTGACAACCTCCAGCGTGTCAAACAGAAGCTTGAGAAGGAGAAGAGTGAGTACAAGATGGAGATTGATGACCTCTCCAGCAACATGGAAGCTGTTGCTAAATCCAAAGTGAGTATTTTGTTTATAACTGAAATATTTGCCTTTTTGTTATGCTTAGAAATATTAACTATAATGGATAAATATGGCAGTAGCTTTCAACTTAGATAAATGCTCAACATTTGCTTtgttcatgtaaatgtttttaaatacatcatgttttgtttttgataggGCAACTTGGAAAAAATGTGCAGAACTCTTGAGGACCAGCTGAGTGAGCTGAAGGCCAAAAATGATGAGAATGTGCGCCAGCTGAATGACATAAATGCACAGAGGGcaagactgcagacagagaatggTGAGTCACTTGTGATAAAAAGTACTTATAAAAACCAATAATGATCATTTTGATGAATAACACATTTACTTTTTATCATTCAGGTGAGTATTCCCGCCAGATTGAGGAGAAAGACGCTCTTGTTTCCCAGCTGACCAGAGGCAAGCAGGCTTACACTCAGCAAATTGAGGAGTTGAAGAGACACATTGAAGAGGAAGTGAAGGTATAACAAGTTTACATGTTACTATACATTGTACTTTTATTAGCTTTTAAGGGGTGAATTGAGTCCTCCTTTTCAAATGTAGTCAGTCATCCGTTTCTCCACATTCACCTAGCACTTACTACTAAACCACCAGATCTCCTGCCTGttatgcatgaaaaaaaaagttcatgtAACATGTCATCCGACCATGttagaaagcaaaaaaagagcttgagagagaaattCAAACATATGCTTAATTTCCATATTACCATTTAACTGATCAGTCTTGTCTTTTATGACTTAAGCACCTCCCTCTAACACACCAGCTTCTCCTTCCACATCCAAGCACCTTCCACCTGAATTCCTGGATTCTAAGTCTCACATACTACACTAAATTGCGAATCTGATATACGTTCAAGTAAATTATCCAAAACtgactgatgaaaaatgactcagtTAACATTTTCCACCATGACAAATTATGTATTTAAACAAGATTTAGataatatttatatacttaATAGATCAATTAAAATGCCTCTTGCCATTTTCATCAGGCCAAGAATGCCCTGGCCCATGGTGTTCAGTCAGCCCGCCATGACTGTGAACTGCTCAGAGAGCAGTTTGAGGAGGAGCAAGAGGCtaaagctgagctgcagcgTGGAATGTCCAAGGCTAACAGCGAAGTGGCTCAGTGGAGAACCAAATATGAGACTGATGCTATCCAGCGCactgaggagctggaggaggccaAGTACGTCACTACCTTTTCAGAGTTTAAAATAGCTATCAATTCAAGTCCAGTTACACATTCCAGATATTTTGCTATGAATTTGCAATtaagtacacaaacacaaccaaTACTTCTTCACTACAGGAAAAAGCTTGCCCAGCGTCTGCAGGATGCTGAGGAGTCCATTGAGGCCGTGAACTCAAAGTGTGCCTCTTTGGAGAAGACCAAGCAGAGGCTACAGGGTGAGGTGGAGGACCTCATGATTGATGTAGAGAGAGCTAATGCTCTGGCTGCAAACCTTGACAAGAAACAGAGGAACTTTGATAAGGTAAGAGGAAATCAAAACCACACTGATttgagtgaaaaacaaatctctCTTACTAAATTAATCAATGTTATTCATCTATATCATTCTAGGTCCTTGCAGAatggaaacagaaacatgaggAGAGCCAGGCAGAGCTTGAAGGAGCCCAGAAGGAGGCTCGCTCTCTCAGCACTGAACTGTTCAAGATGAAGAACTCTTACGAGGAGACTCTGGATCACCTGGAGACcatgaagagagagaacaagaaccTGCAGCGTATGTCAATCCCacaatattttatgtaactgttatAGTGACAGTAAGGCTTTTTCCTTGACCTCTATAGGTGTAGGTCATGAGGTTTTGTGGTGTTAAAACCTAATTTTCTAGGTATAATGTATACAGCATATTTTAAGTTTCTCTTAACTGGATTTTGGCTTTTGGTGTACTACAGAGGAGATCTCAGACCTGACTGAACAGATTGGTGAGACCGGAAAGAGCATCCATGAGCTGGAGAAAGCCAAGAAGACTGTGGAGACCGAGAAGATTGAAATTCAGTCAGCACTGGAGGAAGCAGAGGTAAAAATCTAAATTACAATATTAGACAACTTATTGGATAAAATACAAAAGTATTTATGTAATGGcatgtattcatttgattttttctgtaattttcctGCGAAAGACTGGTAACGTTTAGGTACATGTTCAATTTTTTCATTTAGGGCACACTGGAGCATGAGGAATCCAAGATTCTCCGTATTCAGCTTGAGCTTAACCAGGTCAAAGGTGAGGTTGACAGGAAACTTGCAGAAAAGGACGAGGAGATGGAGCAGATCAAGAGGAACAGCCAGAGGGTGATTGACTCCATGCAGAGCACTCTCGATGCTGAGGTCAGGAGCAGGAATGATGCCCTGAGAGtcaagaagaagatggagggaGACCTGAATGAGATGGAGATTCAGCTGAGCCATGCCAACAGGCAGGCTTCTGAATCCCAGAAACAACTGAGGAATGTCCAGGGACAGCTCAAGGTGAGCTTTGTCTGATCAATGGATAAACAAATGTTGAAGAGCAAAGGAAgttaactctttttttctccacatatTGTCAGGATGCCCAACTGCACCTTGATGATGCTGTCAGAGGACAGGAAGACATGAAGGAGCAGGTTGCCATGGTGGAGCGCAGAAATTGCCTGATGGTGGCTGAGATTGAGGAGCTGAGAGCCGCTctggagcagacagagagaggacgcAAAGTGGCTGAACAGGAGTTGGTTGATGCTAGTGAACGTGTTGGACTGCTTCACTCTCAGGTTTATGTTCAATAATTCAGAATGTCTTTCTACAGAATGACTAGACTATATATACAGACTTTGTTATACATAACAAATTTCAAttaaatgtaacttttttaATATCCAGAACACCAGTCTTCTGAACACCAAGAAGAAGCTGGAGTCTGACCTTGTGCAGGTTCAAGGTGAAGTGGATGATGCTTTTCAGGAATCAAGAAATGCTGAGGAGAAAGCCAAAAAGGCTATCACTGATGTGAGTTTATGTTTATGAGTCTTCCTTTTATAAAGTTCAACTTCACCTCACCGAATACTTGTTCATGCTTGATGCCCATCATTTCAGGCTGCCATGATGGCCgaggagctgaagaaggagCAGGACACCAGTGCTCAcctggagaggatgaagaagaaccTGGAGGTCACAGTCAAGGACCTGCAGCACCGTCTGGATGAGGCTGAGAACCTCGCCATGAAGGGCGGCAAGAAGCAGCTCCAGAAACTGGAGTCAAGGGTATGCTCATAATATATTCGCTTCAGGATATTAATCTCACTTTCAATATGTGGAATAAATTAAAACTTCCTCACTACTAAAATTCCTCTACAAGGTTTTGATAAACTGTGCAACATTGCATTACAGGTCCGTGAACTGGAATCTGAAGTTGAAGCCGAGCAGAAACGTGGAGCTGATGCTGTTAAGGGAGTCCGCAAATATGAGAGGAGAGTGAAGGAGTTGACTTACCAGGTAATATCTGATTTAACTAAAAACTATCCTGATGtcttaatttcataattttctttctttactccATCAATAACACTCTTTTTTTGCATAGACTGAGGAAGACAAGAAGAATGTGCATAGACTTCAGAATCTGGTTGATAAGCTGCAGCTCAAAGTGAAGGCTTACAAGAGACAGGCTGAGGAGGCTGTGAgtcaaatgttttgtaatttttcatatAGGAATGTAGCACAaatcaataacagaaagaaagcaTACTAATATgatgtaatattaaaaaatatgacataCTTCAACTCCAAACTCTTAACAGGAGGAGCAGGCCAACACTCACATGTCCAGGTTCAGGAAGGTCCAGCATGAGCTGGAGGAAGCTCAGGAGCGCGCTGACATCGCTGAGTCCCAGGTCAACAAGCTGAGAGCCAAGAGCCGTGATCATGGAAAGGTAACCAAgtgataatattttaaatatattattacatgGGCATCTTAATTTAATGGAGTTAATTATGTTCATTTATGAGCTTAATATTTTtataccattttttttaaaattgtaagaatacatgctgatttttttttcttgttttctttctagtCTGATGTTGCTGAATAAGAGACATCCTTTTGGTACCTTTCGACAGagttcataaaatatgaacTAGCTGTTGAATTGTCTTCTTACAATGTATTCattcaataaagtttttttcctcataattTAATCATATTTAGTCTGTATTATTTACTCTCTAGTTTCTCTGTAAGTCACACTTGAGCACACAGTGTTCAACACAGTAGGAAGGTTTAACTTGTGGCAGTACACCTCTTACCTAGTTGGTTGGATGGGGAGGTCTTTCAGTTCAACATTAACATGAGTCATACCGAAATGGTAATGTCCGGTAAAATGACACCGTCTTCCGCTTAGCATCACTTTTTGGAAGAGTGATAGCAGTGTCAGTTTCAAGCTTAAAAGACACCTTCACATTTCATAGAGTCAGAATTTAAGAGGCATAAATACAGCATAATAGGCAAAATATAACTTTCAGAGCCACAATTAATTCCCATTATCATGTCAATTATCCAAAGCAATGGATAGTGAGCTTTTTCACCATGtaattaacaaaaacatgttcAGTATTCTATATAACATAGAgttaaagattttatttaaggATACAGATTGTGTTTGATGTGTCTCTTACCTGGTCATTATGTAGAGCCGAGCCCTTTCATTCCCCCCCATTTGTCTGAACCTTCACCTAcatgaattatgtttttttggggaaaatttatttatttatttgttttaattaagatCTATCACAATCTGCACCTCAGTCCCTCTCTGCAGCCACAGTCTCTCATCCCCAGCCCTCTGCAttactctctgtctctgtctccactCCCTACTCAACTCTCCCAGGCCATGTTTTTTCCTCCAACTCCCCAGACCTGTTGTCCTCAAGCTGTCCATCAGATGCCCTCTTTTCCCCATTTCCCCTGCTGTTACCTGGCCTACTACGCTCACTCCTCACCTGCAGTCACTCAATTCATGTACTGGCCCAGATCCTTTGTTCCTTTGTCAGatctttgttgttgtcatgttgCTTTTTGTCAGTGCTCTCAAGCTGTTGTTTTTGGTAACCTGGGCCTGCACCATTTCTGCACCTGTTTGCCTGCCTGGCTTAACTTTTCCATATCTCATCCCTGCAATTATGTGGATTTAATACCACTGCTGTTTGGAGAGTTTGGACCTGCCACCCATGTCTTTAAGCTTTTGTATCTTCACTTACTCACAATAAACTCACTGAACTGCTCCTGTCCTACCTCTATAGTCTGCATTTAGTTCCTTCCTTTGCGGCCTCATACACAccactcatatatatatatgtcccCTGTTCTTGAGCTGCAGTAGTCCCCTGCTCCTGGGCTGCAGCAGTCACCAGGTCCTGTCCTTCATTGTGCTGCAGCAATCTACTGAGCCTGAGCTGCAGCTGTCACCAGTTtctgagctgcagctgtcttTTGTGGCTGTTCTTCAGCAGCCTCCTGTTTCCCTGGCTCCACCGGCTCATCTGCCTATCTCCCAGCTCACACAGTCTGCTCAGCAGCCTGTTCCTGAGCTATCAGTTGTCTCAGCCAACACCCTGCCAGATCTTCAGCTGTCGGCCACATCTGTCAACATCCTTCCAGACCTCCAGTTGGCAGTCCTTGCTGATGTCCAGCCAGACCACTAATCAGCTGTCTTCGCAAACACCCAACCAGACCTCCAGCTACCTGCCTCCTGCTCTGCACTCCAGTGGTGTGCCTGTCTTGCACCCTGCCCGGACCCTCAGCTGTCAATTGTCGGCCTCCTAAATACAACAGAGACtttttaacagatttttctGTGTTCTTGGCTGATATTATGCCGGGTCCTTATCATTGGAGATTGtaatattcatgtgttttgcCCTGAAAACCCTTTGGTCAGGACTTTTTAAACATCATTGACTCTTTTAATCTTGTGCAGTCTGTACTTGGACCTACACATGAACATGGTCACACACTTGATCTTGTTTTATCTCATGGTTTGCCTGTTTTTAACCTGGAGATCTGTAAAGCTTTTTTCTCTGATCATATGCCTGTACTGTTtgaagctgctgtttgctgtcaAACAGTTAAACCTTGCGCTGCTGCTCGCACATGTCCAGTTATTAACCCTTCCACTGCTGCTCACTTCTCAGATGCCTTCAGTCAAAACTGCATCATGCCTGAATCTGTGTATGAGGATACAGAGGCTCTTAATTCATGGTTTCTCGACATCTGTCAAACTGCCACAGACATTGCGGCTCCATTAAAGACCAGACAGTATAAAACTTAATCGGAGGCAGAGCCCTGGCTGAATGAAACAACCCGTGCTGTCAGGTAGGATTGTCGTAGACCTGAGCAAAAGTTGAAAAAGGACAAATTGCAAGTGTCTTTTCAAATGTTGTGGGATTACTGGCGTCATTACCAATCCACTGTGAAAGAGGctagaagaaaatatttttctgatattgtCCTGTTAAACTGCCACAAGCCTcgtgtgttgtttaaagtgatCAACTCTGCTCTGAATGCACCACAGACTGTTGGAATTGAGGCCTTCTTCACTGACAAAGTCACTTCTACCAGAGCACTTATTTCACCTCTTGCCATTGACCCTTCAGTGTCTGTCCCCTGCTCTGCTGGGAGCTTGTTTGAACCTGTGACCCTGCCCTTTGTTCAGGAGATTGTTGGTCATTTGAAGCCCTCAGGTTCTCCAGATGAAactgtccctccctccctccctttttaaGGAGGCTTTCCAGACTGTTGGACCATCTTTTCTCACAGTTATTAATAGCAGTCTGTCCTCTGGACTGGTTCctgttcattttaaacatgCCGTGCAACCTTTGTTAAAAAAACCTGGGCTGGATCCTACTGTTTTGGCAAATTTCAGGCCTATCTCTAAATTGCCTTTCCTTTCTAAAATCTTAGAAAAGGTTGTCTATTCTCAGCTCATGgactttttaaataaacaaaatattcttGAGACATTCCAATCCGGTTTTAAAACATTGCACAGCACTGAATCAGCGCttttaagagtttttaatgAAATCTTTTTAGCTACTGACTCTGGTCACTGTGTTGTCCTTGTACCTTTAGATTTGACTGCAGCTTTTGATACAGTGGACCATGAAATCCTGATGGCTCGTTTGGAGAAGTGGGTGGGCATCAGTGGCACAGCACTTGAATGGTTCAGGTCCTACCTGTCACATCGAACCTTCTGTGTCAGCCTTGATGAGTCTGTGTCCTCCGCTGCTCCCCTCTCATGTGGGGTACCACAGGGCTGTGTGCTTGGCCctcttttattttccctctATCTACTCCCACTTGGTTCAATTCTCAGGAAACATGgcatttcttttcattgctatgtGGATGACAGTCAGATCTATGTCCCCCTAAAAAAGTCAGACTCCTATAGTGTTAAGCCATTGCATGAGTGTTTACATGACATTAAAGCCTGGATGTCTCTAAACTTCctaaattttaatgaaaaaaagacagaagtcATGGTCTTTAGTGGCACTTCTGTGACCCCCCTGGTTGATCTGGGTTCTTTGGCACAGTATCACAAGCCAACTGTGCACAATCTGGGGGTAAAAGTGGACACAGACCTTAAATTTGACAGCCAGATTAAAGCTGTGGTGAAGTCAAGCTTCTTCCAGTTGAGGCAGCTGGCAAAAATTAAACCAGTCCTTCAAACACAGCACTTTGAGACAGTAATCCACGCCTTTGTGACCACTCGGCTGGATTACTGCAATGCACTTTGTATGAGGGTTAGTGCGTCCTCCATTGCTCGTCTTCAACTGGTGCAAAATGCTGCTGCACGTCTTTTAACTGGCACAAGCAAGTATGAGcacatttcacttattttagCTTCACTCCACTGCCTGCCCGTCcattttaggattcattttaaaattattttatttgcttttaaagcCTTAAATGGCCTAGCCCCACCTTAcctctctgagctgctgcaccTCTACACTCCCAGCCGCTCTCTCAGGTCAGCTGACCAGCTGCTCTTGACAGTGCCTAAAGCTAGGCTTAAGCTCAGAGGTGAACG contains:
- the LOC137168611 gene encoding myosin heavy chain, fast skeletal muscle isoform X3, with the protein product MSTDAEMECYGPAAIYLRKPERERIEAQTAPFDAKTAYFVADPAEMYLKGKLVKKEGGKATVDTDTGKTVTVKEDDIHPRNPPKFDKIEDMAMMTHLNEPCVLYNLKERYASWMIYTYSGLFCVVVNPYKWLPVYDAVVVGGYRGKKRIEAPPHIFSISDNAYQFMHTDRENQSILITGESGAGKTVNTKRVIQYFATIAAIGAKKSEPTPGKMQGSLEDQIVAANPLLESYGNAKTVRNDNSSRFGKFIRIHFGSSGKLASADIETYLLEKSRVTFQLSAERSYHIFYQLMTGHKPELLEGLLITTNPYDYPMISQGEITVKSINDVEEFIATDTAIDILGFTAEEKMGIYKLTGAVMHHGNMHFKQKQREEQAEPDGTEVADKIAYLLGLNSADMLKALCYPRVKVGNEMVTKGQTVPQVNNAVSALCKSIYEKMFLWMVIRINEMLDTKQPRQYFIGVLDIAGFEIFDFNSLEQLCINFTNEKLQQFFNHHMFVLEQEEYKKEGIQWEFIDFGMDLAACIELIEKPMGIFSILEEECMFPKASDTTFKNKLHDQHLGKTKAFEKPKPAKGKPEAHFSLVHYAGTVDYNISGWLDKNKDPLNDSVVQLYQKASNKLLAFLYATHGAADEAAGGGKKGGKKKGGSFQTVSALFRENLGKLMTNLRSTHPHFVRCLIPNESKTPGLMENFLVIHQLRCNGVLEGIRICRKGFPSRILYGDFKQRYKVLNASVIPEGQFIDNKKASEKLLGSIDVDHTQYKFGHTKVFFKAGLLGLLEEMRDEKLAALVTMTQALCRGYVMRREFVKMMERRESIYSIQYNIRSFMNVKNWPWLKLYFKIKPLLKSAETEKELMNMKENYEKMKTDLAAALAKKKELEEKMVSLLQEKNDLQLQVASEVENLSDAEERCEGLIKSKIQLEAKLKETAERLEDEEEINAELTGKKRKLEDECSELKKDIDDLELTLAKVEKEKHATENKVKNLTEEMASQDESVAKLTKEKKALQEAHQQTLDDLQAEEDKVNTLTKAKTKLEQQVDDLEGSLEQEKKLRMDLERAKRKLEGDLKLAQESIMDLENDKQQSEEKIKKKEFETSQLLSKIEDEQSLGAQLQKKIKELQARIEELEEEIEAERAARAKVEKQRADLSRELEEISERLEEAGGATAAQIEMNKKREAEFQKLRRDLEESTLQHEATASALRKKQADSVAELGEQIDNLQRVKQKLEKEKSEYKMEIDDLSSNMEAVAKSKGNLEKMCRTLEDQLSELKAKNDENVRQLNDINAQRARLQTENGEYSRQIEEKDALVSQLTRGKQAYTQQIEELKRHIEEEVKAKNALAHGVQSARHDCELLREQFEEEQEAKAELQRGMSKANSEVAQWRTKYETDAIQRTEELEEAKKKLAQRLQDAEESIEAVNSKCASLEKTKQRLQGEVEDLMIDVERANALAANLDKKQRNFDKVLAEWKQKHEESQAELEGAQKEARSLSTELFKMKNSYEETLDHLETMKRENKNLQQEISDLTEQIGETGKSIHELEKAKKTVETEKIEIQSALEEAEGTLEHEESKILRIQLELNQVKGEVDRKLAEKDEEMEQIKRNSQRVIDSMQSTLDAEVRSRNDALRVKKKMEGDLNEMEIQLSHANRQASESQKQLRNVQGQLKDAQLHLDDAVRGQEDMKEQVAMVERRNCLMVAEIEELRAALEQTERGRKVAEQELVDASERVGLLHSQNTSLLNTKKKLESDLVQVQGEVDDAFQESRNAEEKAKKAITDAAMMAEELKKEQEASSHLERMKKNLEV